A genome region from Hymenobacter tibetensis includes the following:
- a CDS encoding peroxiredoxin, with protein MLQLGDSAPDFTLKTTTGEAFRLSDQRGQRAIVLYFYPKDDTPGCTAEACSFRDQYQDFQDLGAEVVGVSSDSEASHQKFTQKHRLPFPLLADTNGQVRKLYEVPRALLGILPGRVTFVIDKEGVIRYIFNSMNRATDHVAHARQVLTDLQASPA; from the coding sequence ATGCTCCAGCTAGGCGATAGTGCCCCTGACTTCACCTTAAAAACCACCACGGGGGAAGCGTTTCGCTTGTCTGACCAGCGGGGGCAACGAGCCATTGTGCTGTATTTCTACCCCAAAGACGACACCCCAGGCTGCACCGCCGAAGCGTGTTCTTTCCGTGACCAGTACCAGGATTTTCAGGACTTGGGGGCCGAAGTAGTGGGCGTTAGCTCGGATTCAGAAGCATCTCACCAAAAGTTCACGCAGAAGCACCGCCTGCCTTTCCCGCTGCTGGCCGACACCAACGGGCAGGTACGCAAGCTCTACGAGGTGCCCCGTGCGCTGCTGGGTATCCTGCCTGGCCGTGTCACGTTCGTTATCGACAAAGAAGGTGTCATCCGCTACATTTTCAATTCTATGAACCGGGCCACCGACCACGTTGCGCACGCCCGTCAGGTGCTAACTGACTTACAGGCGTCACCGGCCTAA
- a CDS encoding alpha/beta fold hydrolase: protein MFRTYCSVLLVCLLSFSTAGVAQTALPALNATLDGYDYPFPVKTLPLVLEGQRLRMAYMDVPASAKANGRTAVLLHGKNFFGAYWRETIEALAAAGFRVVVPDQIGFGKSDKPDIHYSFHQLARNIKHLLDTLGVQKATIVGHSMGGMLATRFALLYPETTEKLVLENPIGLEDYRVGVPFQTVDQAEATERKSTEESIRKYHATYYPNGYPKAHDQWLLPLAAQTRHPDFPKVARANALTFDMIYQQPVSYEFSRLTVPTLLVIGQDDRTIVGKGLIKDSKVLASMGQYPALGQRTAAQIKGAKLVALPNVGHIPHLEATPQFLKALLAFVR, encoded by the coding sequence ATGTTTCGCACCTACTGCTCTGTATTGCTGGTTTGCTTGCTGTCCTTCAGCACCGCTGGCGTAGCCCAAACGGCCTTGCCGGCTCTCAATGCCACGCTCGATGGCTATGACTATCCGTTTCCGGTGAAAACCTTACCGCTGGTGCTGGAAGGGCAGCGCCTGCGCATGGCCTATATGGATGTGCCCGCCAGCGCAAAAGCCAACGGCCGCACTGCGGTGTTGCTACACGGCAAAAACTTTTTCGGAGCGTATTGGCGCGAAACCATCGAGGCACTGGCTGCGGCCGGTTTCCGGGTGGTGGTGCCCGACCAAATAGGCTTTGGCAAGTCCGACAAGCCCGACATTCACTATTCTTTTCATCAACTGGCCCGCAACATCAAGCACTTGCTGGACACCTTGGGCGTGCAGAAAGCCACAATTGTAGGGCACAGCATGGGGGGCATGCTGGCTACACGCTTCGCGCTGCTCTACCCCGAAACCACGGAAAAGCTCGTTCTCGAAAATCCTATTGGGCTGGAGGACTACCGCGTAGGCGTCCCGTTCCAAACAGTCGATCAGGCCGAAGCAACCGAGCGAAAAAGCACCGAGGAAAGCATCCGGAAATACCACGCCACCTACTACCCCAATGGGTATCCCAAGGCCCACGACCAATGGCTGCTACCATTGGCGGCCCAAACCCGCCACCCCGATTTTCCGAAGGTTGCTCGTGCCAACGCCCTCACCTTTGATATGATTTATCAGCAGCCCGTAAGCTATGAATTCAGCCGCCTTACGGTGCCTACGCTGCTGGTCATTGGCCAAGACGACCGCACGATAGTAGGAAAAGGCCTCATTAAAGATTCAAAAGTGCTAGCCAGCATGGGACAGTATCCGGCGCTAGGGCAGCGCACGGCTGCTCAAATCAAGGGCGCCAAGCTTGTGGCGTTACCCAACGTGGGGCACATTCCGCATCTGGAGGCTACCCCACAATTTCTGAAGGCCCTGCTAGCCTTTGTGCGGTAG
- a CDS encoding polysaccharide deacetylase family protein, which translates to MSDTVKGRFIVPQVQLSDAAVAARINLGLTDAALGEDLDGVPQPLTASSAIEQAHIEFEAGKSGFSESRYEVLYNDHGLLSVEFTSEYKGAYQSSVKRHATFDLRTGRLLEVRDMVADTTALQQRWQQSINRRVTDHLNSLPKEYPQIETDTNLLADVKHRLYWNDSTKVVELQAGEPRFYDFAINSFGLMLYYDFGFPHVMEPLQPDTDYQFTYADIRLWLKPRGPLSFKLETSPPSSKSAASPRG; encoded by the coding sequence GTGAGCGACACGGTGAAAGGCCGGTTCATAGTGCCACAAGTGCAACTGTCCGACGCCGCCGTGGCTGCCCGCATCAACCTGGGTCTGACGGATGCCGCGCTAGGCGAGGACCTGGATGGGGTGCCTCAGCCCCTGACTGCCAGTTCGGCTATCGAGCAGGCCCACATCGAGTTTGAAGCTGGGAAGAGTGGCTTCTCGGAGTCGCGCTACGAAGTGCTCTACAACGACCATGGGTTGCTGTCCGTGGAATTCACGTCCGAGTACAAGGGAGCCTACCAGTCGTCGGTGAAGCGCCACGCTACCTTCGATTTGCGTACCGGCCGCTTACTGGAAGTGCGCGACATGGTGGCCGACACGACAGCCTTGCAACAGCGCTGGCAGCAGTCCATCAACCGCAGAGTAACCGACCACCTGAATTCGCTGCCTAAAGAGTACCCGCAGATCGAAACAGACACCAATCTGCTAGCCGACGTGAAGCATCGGCTGTACTGGAACGACAGCACCAAAGTGGTGGAATTGCAAGCAGGGGAGCCTCGTTTCTACGACTTCGCTATCAACTCATTCGGCCTCATGCTCTACTACGACTTCGGTTTTCCGCACGTAATGGAGCCCTTGCAACCTGACACGGACTACCAATTCACCTACGCCGATATCAGGCTGTGGCTGAAACCGAGGGGCCCTCTAAGCTTCAAACTAGAAACGTCGCCTCCTAGCTCAAAATCCGCAGCGAGTCCGCGTGGATGA
- a CDS encoding 4Fe-4S binding protein, with amino-acid sequence MSSLTLTPPPLADTPVIEKVLLTVIGLGLLALSTVAFDADAGRAQRSMYLALALVSGGTLGWAWWKFGRGSAGVKQDNLWLRGSTGRGAVAWLTAVILTGFYVVLYWFSSPDDRGNFGPFNQLVHTLDPFSHWLRNKPADQWLLYGTFYTLAVLVMGGRALWKYRHSPYQRIRTVSVMFFQLGFAFLLPGLLLAFQKPEYYFSYFWPLKYDYLFPGTVNYLLKDGGPGLGVFMVFWGVVMSFVGTPILTYFYGKRWYCSWVCGCGGLAETAGDPYRHLSDKTRTAWRWEVRIIYPILVFIVLLTAVLWLAASGAVPALQPVAEPLSKAYGFAIGSVFSGVVGVGFYPLLGNRVWCRFGCPMAAYLGLLQKHFSRFRITTNGAQCISCGNCSNVCEMGIDVKQYAQRGEPIIRASCVGCGMCSTACPRGVLNLENGPREGRYQASPLIHADSLRILS; translated from the coding sequence ATGTCTTCGCTCACGCTTACTCCTCCCCCGTTGGCCGATACCCCGGTTATCGAAAAAGTTCTGCTTACCGTCATTGGGCTTGGGCTGCTGGCACTCTCTACGGTGGCATTCGATGCTGATGCGGGGCGGGCACAGCGCAGCATGTACCTGGCGCTGGCACTGGTAAGTGGAGGCACGTTAGGCTGGGCTTGGTGGAAATTCGGGCGAGGTTCGGCCGGGGTGAAGCAGGACAATTTATGGCTGCGCGGCAGTACCGGCCGAGGCGCTGTGGCGTGGCTAACTGCGGTGATACTCACGGGCTTCTACGTGGTATTGTATTGGTTCAGCAGCCCCGATGACCGAGGCAATTTTGGGCCCTTCAACCAACTTGTGCACACCCTCGACCCATTCAGCCACTGGCTGCGGAACAAGCCCGCCGATCAATGGCTGCTCTACGGCACGTTCTACACGCTGGCCGTACTTGTGATGGGCGGCCGGGCCCTCTGGAAGTACCGCCACTCGCCCTACCAGCGCATCCGCACGGTTTCGGTGATGTTCTTCCAGTTGGGATTTGCCTTTTTGTTGCCTGGCTTGCTGCTGGCTTTTCAGAAGCCCGAGTACTATTTCAGCTACTTCTGGCCCCTTAAGTACGATTACCTTTTTCCGGGAACAGTAAATTATCTACTGAAAGACGGTGGCCCCGGACTGGGCGTGTTTATGGTGTTTTGGGGAGTGGTCATGTCGTTCGTGGGCACCCCAATTCTGACGTATTTCTACGGCAAGCGGTGGTATTGCTCCTGGGTATGCGGCTGCGGTGGCTTGGCCGAAACTGCCGGTGACCCCTACCGCCACCTCTCCGACAAAACCCGCACCGCCTGGCGCTGGGAGGTGCGCATCATCTACCCGATACTGGTGTTCATTGTGTTGCTTACGGCTGTGCTGTGGCTGGCGGCTTCGGGCGCGGTGCCGGCGTTGCAGCCGGTTGCCGAGCCGCTGTCCAAAGCTTATGGATTTGCCATTGGCTCGGTGTTTTCGGGTGTTGTCGGCGTGGGCTTCTACCCCTTGCTGGGAAACAGGGTGTGGTGCCGGTTTGGCTGCCCCATGGCGGCGTACTTAGGGCTGTTGCAGAAGCATTTTTCGCGCTTTCGCATCACTACCAATGGCGCTCAGTGCATCTCGTGCGGCAACTGCTCCAACGTGTGCGAAATGGGCATCGACGTCAAGCAATACGCCCAGCGCGGCGAGCCAATTATCCGGGCCTCTTGCGTTGGCTGCGGTATGTGCAGCACGGCTTGCCCCCGTGGCGTACTCAACCTAGAGAACGGTCCTCGCGAAGGACGCTACCAGGCTTCCCCCCTCATCCACGCGGACTCGCTGCGGATTTTGAGCTAG
- a CDS encoding NAD(P)/FAD-dependent oxidoreductase → MHLVIIGNGITGVTAAITARRLRPDARITLVSDETAHHYSRTALMYVYMGHVRYHDIKPHGDWFWPENRLELVHATATGLDTSRKEITLSTGEPLAYDQLLLATGSISRWAGWPGQHLRGVQGLYSLPDLEQMARDTHGIQQAVVVGGGLIGIELAEMLHSRGIQVTMLVRDNRYWGSVLPKAEAELIDLQLRAHHIEVKYRTELAELLSDKEGRVRAVRTTAGEELAAQWVGLATGVTPNLALAEKAGLETDRGILVNELLQTSAPAVFAAGDCAQHRQAGADEVPIEQLWYTGRAQGETVAHTICGQPTPYRRGPWFNSAKFFNLEYQTYGRVPAEPVEGEESFYWQHPTAMHALRINFRPGAGYAVTGMNSMGLRQRHEVWEKWLRAHTPIQDVLRDLGAANFDPEFFRQHEPDIVQQFNKQYPTAQPVVLKQRKGLFARLLSASGT, encoded by the coding sequence ATGCATCTAGTTATTATCGGCAATGGTATTACGGGAGTTACGGCGGCTATTACGGCCCGTCGGTTGCGCCCCGATGCCCGCATTACCCTCGTATCCGACGAGACGGCGCACCACTACTCGCGCACAGCCCTGATGTATGTATATATGGGGCACGTCCGCTACCACGACATCAAACCGCACGGGGACTGGTTCTGGCCGGAAAACCGCTTGGAACTAGTACACGCCACTGCCACTGGCCTCGACACCAGCCGTAAGGAAATCACGCTGAGCACCGGTGAGCCCCTGGCCTACGACCAACTCCTACTGGCTACGGGCTCCATCAGCCGCTGGGCTGGCTGGCCTGGTCAGCACTTGCGGGGCGTGCAAGGCCTTTACTCGCTACCCGACCTCGAACAGATGGCCCGCGATACGCACGGTATTCAGCAGGCGGTGGTAGTAGGCGGCGGACTAATTGGTATCGAACTAGCCGAAATGCTCCATTCGCGGGGCATCCAGGTCACGATGTTGGTGCGCGACAACCGGTATTGGGGCTCCGTGCTGCCAAAAGCCGAAGCCGAACTCATCGACCTGCAACTGCGCGCTCACCACATTGAGGTCAAATACCGCACCGAGCTAGCCGAGTTACTTTCTGACAAGGAAGGCCGGGTGCGGGCCGTGCGAACTACGGCAGGCGAAGAACTAGCGGCCCAATGGGTAGGCCTGGCCACCGGCGTTACACCCAACCTAGCATTAGCTGAGAAGGCTGGCCTGGAAACCGACCGGGGCATTCTGGTAAACGAGCTGCTGCAAACCAGTGCCCCCGCAGTTTTCGCGGCCGGCGACTGTGCCCAGCACCGCCAAGCGGGTGCCGATGAGGTTCCGATTGAGCAGCTGTGGTACACTGGCCGGGCGCAAGGCGAGACGGTGGCACACACCATCTGTGGGCAGCCCACCCCCTATCGTCGCGGCCCCTGGTTCAACTCCGCCAAGTTCTTCAACCTGGAATATCAAACGTACGGCCGCGTACCGGCTGAACCGGTTGAAGGAGAAGAGTCGTTTTATTGGCAACACCCCACCGCCATGCACGCACTTCGCATCAACTTCCGACCGGGCGCTGGCTACGCTGTTACGGGCATGAACTCTATGGGCCTGCGGCAACGCCACGAGGTCTGGGAAAAATGGCTGCGAGCCCACACCCCCATTCAGGATGTGCTGCGCGATTTAGGGGCAGCTAATTTCGACCCGGAGTTTTTCCGGCAGCATGAACCCGACATAGTGCAGCAGTTCAACAAGCAGTACCCAACGGCGCAGCCCGTTGTGCTGAAACAGCGTAAGGGACTGTTTGCTCGTTTGCTTTCCGCTTCCGGAACGTAA
- a CDS encoding DUF547 domain-containing protein yields MNFLLAPLRLAAGYTTFFGLLLVAAGLFITPNVTAGAGVRPFHEDVTAFLKKVVTPDGQVNYTLAARDAAALQALVQRVQTFDVYSAKPAERKAFYLNAYNVLVVRAVVHAYPVASVMKLPGFFDKQEYNVAGELLTLNELETNKLRKPYADPRIHFALVCGARSCPRLRSEAYVPASLEAQLNDQTRKVLQDPLFIRLDAGGKKVLVSEIFKWYALDFKNTGKSTVAYINQFRRVKIPVTAVPDYYAYDWALNDQK; encoded by the coding sequence ATGAATTTCCTGTTGGCCCCGCTGCGTTTGGCTGCTGGCTACACCACTTTTTTCGGGCTGCTGCTTGTAGCGGCAGGCCTATTCATAACTCCTAATGTCACGGCGGGGGCAGGTGTGCGTCCTTTTCACGAAGACGTTACCGCGTTTCTGAAAAAGGTAGTGACACCTGATGGGCAAGTGAACTACACCCTTGCCGCACGTGATGCCGCTGCCTTGCAGGCGTTGGTACAGCGCGTACAAACCTTCGACGTGTATTCTGCCAAACCCGCGGAGCGCAAGGCGTTCTACCTGAATGCGTATAACGTGCTGGTGGTTAGGGCGGTGGTGCATGCGTATCCGGTGGCTTCGGTGATGAAGCTACCAGGTTTCTTCGACAAGCAGGAATACAATGTTGCCGGCGAACTTCTCACCCTCAATGAGCTAGAAACCAACAAGCTGCGCAAGCCCTACGCCGATCCGCGTATTCATTTTGCGCTGGTGTGTGGGGCAAGAAGCTGCCCCCGTCTGCGGTCGGAGGCCTACGTACCTGCTTCACTCGAAGCGCAGCTCAACGACCAGACCCGCAAGGTGCTGCAAGACCCTCTGTTTATTCGTTTAGATGCCGGCGGCAAAAAAGTGCTGGTGTCGGAAATTTTTAAATGGTATGCCCTTGACTTCAAAAACACCGGCAAATCCACAGTGGCCTACATCAACCAGTTTCGGCGCGTTAAAATACCCGTTACGGCGGTTCCCGACTATTACGCTTATGATTGGGCGCTGAATGACCAGAAATAA
- a CDS encoding carboxypeptidase-like regulatory domain-containing protein, which produces MPPKSTLPEIDDNNAFLSEEEDALSSGNKWLAIIVGVIFLLATVGYFMPGEGGRSAIASVMPSVMLGEASVMGAREVEEPKATKEVDEEEEAPEAEKPVVAEVVPRRSVRPAAEPGLDSRMVQAVAPVAAPEAATEAPASVAAPAAPTSFTLTGKILDENGRPLAGATVLLRGSRKGTGTDANGNYSLEVPTGDNQLVYGYGGYQDQEVRTRGSQPVNVTLLPTEGAKRRRN; this is translated from the coding sequence ATGCCTCCAAAGTCTACTCTGCCTGAAATTGATGACAACAATGCGTTTCTAAGCGAGGAAGAGGATGCTCTTTCTTCTGGAAACAAATGGTTGGCCATCATTGTGGGAGTTATTTTTCTGCTCGCTACTGTAGGCTACTTTATGCCTGGGGAAGGTGGGCGAAGCGCTATTGCCAGCGTAATGCCTTCCGTAATGCTCGGAGAAGCTAGCGTTATGGGGGCCCGAGAAGTGGAAGAGCCAAAAGCTACCAAAGAAGTTGACGAAGAAGAGGAAGCTCCTGAAGCTGAGAAGCCGGTTGTGGCGGAAGTAGTGCCACGCCGTTCAGTGCGTCCTGCTGCCGAGCCTGGCCTCGACAGCCGTATGGTGCAAGCAGTAGCGCCGGTAGCTGCACCAGAGGCGGCCACGGAAGCGCCGGCATCCGTGGCAGCTCCTGCTGCGCCCACTTCCTTTACGCTCACCGGTAAGATTCTGGATGAAAACGGCCGGCCGCTAGCTGGCGCCACCGTACTGCTGAGAGGCTCGCGCAAAGGCACAGGCACTGATGCCAACGGCAACTACTCGCTGGAAGTGCCCACCGGCGACAACCAACTCGTGTATGGCTATGGAGGCTACCAAGACCAGGAGGTGCGCACCCGCGGCTCGCAACCTGTGAACGTGACATTGCTTCCCACGGAAGGAGCGAAGCGCCGCCGCAACTAG
- a CDS encoding APC family permease has product MSEQQGHFQRAITLFDAIMIVTGSMIGSGIFIVSAGIARGVGSAGWLLVVWLITGFITLAGAVSYGELAAMFPKVGGQYVYLREAYNKLVAFLYGWSLFLVIQTGVIAAVAVAFARFVGVLLPWFSETNVLFQIGTFNFTTVQLLAITMLVGLTWVNSRGVRGGKLISNIFGSTKLVALALLILFGLALGINDQAVSLNFHDMWNAASFSPTGESLPLTTWGLIGAIGLAMTGSLFSSDAWNNIGFSGDEIVRPERTIVLSMAIGTGIVTALYLLINLVYLLVLPIHGDPNAAATDVVSRGIMYTNNDLVATAVAESILGRAGAYVMAVLIMISTFGANNSIILSGARAYYAMAKDGLFFPKMARLNKAGVPGVALWAQCLWACGLCLSGSYGQLLNYVMFSVILFYVVTIIGIFILRRTRPDTPRPYRALGYPIIPLLYVVLASAFCVVLLVSPATARDSGMGLLLVALGVPAYYLFGKSFGNSK; this is encoded by the coding sequence ATGTCCGAACAACAAGGCCACTTTCAACGGGCCATTACACTTTTTGATGCCATCATGATTGTAACCGGTAGCATGATAGGCTCCGGTATCTTTATTGTTTCGGCGGGTATTGCCCGCGGCGTGGGTTCAGCGGGCTGGCTGCTGGTTGTCTGGCTGATTACGGGGTTCATTACGCTAGCTGGTGCTGTGAGCTATGGTGAGCTAGCTGCCATGTTCCCGAAAGTAGGTGGGCAGTACGTGTATTTGCGGGAAGCCTACAACAAGCTGGTAGCCTTTCTCTATGGGTGGTCACTGTTTCTCGTCATCCAGACCGGTGTAATTGCGGCGGTAGCAGTGGCGTTTGCGCGGTTTGTGGGAGTACTGCTGCCGTGGTTCAGCGAAACTAACGTGCTGTTCCAGATAGGCACCTTCAATTTCACCACGGTGCAACTGTTAGCAATTACAATGCTGGTGGGCCTTACCTGGGTGAACTCGCGCGGCGTACGCGGCGGCAAACTGATTTCCAACATCTTCGGTAGCACCAAGCTGGTAGCCTTGGCGCTGCTCATCTTGTTCGGCTTGGCACTCGGCATCAACGATCAGGCCGTCAGCCTCAATTTCCACGATATGTGGAATGCTGCCAGCTTCTCGCCCACCGGCGAATCGTTACCCCTTACCACCTGGGGCCTCATTGGCGCCATCGGGTTGGCCATGACGGGTTCTTTATTTAGCTCGGATGCGTGGAATAACATCGGCTTCTCAGGCGACGAAATTGTTCGGCCCGAACGCACCATTGTGTTGAGCATGGCTATTGGCACGGGCATCGTTACGGCGTTATATCTGCTCATCAACTTGGTGTACCTGTTGGTGTTACCCATACACGGCGACCCAAACGCCGCGGCCACCGACGTAGTGAGCCGAGGCATCATGTACACCAACAACGACTTGGTGGCAACTGCCGTGGCTGAAAGCATTCTGGGCCGTGCTGGTGCCTACGTAATGGCCGTGCTGATTATGATTAGCACATTCGGAGCCAATAACAGCATCATCCTGAGTGGAGCCCGCGCCTACTATGCCATGGCCAAAGACGGCCTGTTCTTCCCTAAAATGGCCCGGCTCAATAAAGCAGGGGTGCCGGGTGTTGCGCTGTGGGCACAGTGCCTATGGGCATGCGGCCTGTGCCTCTCGGGCTCGTATGGGCAGCTGCTGAACTACGTTATGTTCTCGGTGATTTTGTTTTACGTGGTGACCATCATTGGCATTTTCATCTTGCGGCGCACCCGCCCCGACACCCCACGTCCATATCGGGCCCTCGGCTACCCGATTATCCCGCTGCTCTACGTGGTACTAGCTTCAGCTTTCTGCGTGGTACTGCTCGTGTCGCCCGCAACCGCCCGCGACTCTGGCATGGGCTTGTTATTAGTTGCCCTCGGCGTACCGGCGTACTACCTATTTGGAAAAAGCTTTGGCAACTCCAAGTAG
- a CDS encoding ArnT family glycosyltransferase: MTNNVLFPRKVYYGAVVLLLLLLASTLYHRISHFDDAWCTEQSYWLLKDGIVRSELFRGYNYWHERLYVFHKAFVYVQALLLSGVGFSVWGARTTPMLFTAVGLGLLLLYFRRKPEHQWLAATLYIGCGCLWIFGVDNRPDSMVAAFGFASYMLLRRPDASFLRLLLAGVLAGIAGLTHLNGIIYVAAGTFWLLAHRGWLRAGWFGLVGTLTVSTYLLDAALDNQIDRLVYQFTHDHVTQSNLHWWSKLAVMADYHRLFMHSEGETFLTVLFLVVVVVLWRHRPSLKLLTPSMQYLLLLLGLFWLLTKSNNVYYFLLFVPFLIATLVELTLAAAPLLTQPQRLVVVVAFCAYPLGGLIRAFYLVRENQTYPNTLVENARLAAYMPQQGAKIIAPIDFFFGQMNNYRVRGLTYYALLNANEYAGQLPLDTFFALATQDSVRYIVTDQRTWNQAYQVPADAPSQIGPYQRVFQDKWHSVYVRRDSLPQVPPTLSSNY, from the coding sequence ATGACCAACAACGTGCTTTTTCCTAGAAAGGTCTACTACGGAGCCGTTGTATTGCTGCTGCTACTGCTTGCCAGCACGTTGTACCACCGGATTTCGCACTTCGATGACGCCTGGTGCACCGAGCAATCCTACTGGCTTTTGAAGGATGGAATTGTGCGTTCCGAGCTGTTTCGAGGGTACAATTACTGGCACGAACGGCTCTACGTTTTCCACAAGGCTTTTGTGTATGTGCAGGCCCTTCTGCTGTCGGGAGTGGGCTTCAGCGTTTGGGGAGCCCGCACAACGCCCATGCTGTTTACGGCGGTTGGGCTAGGGTTACTACTGCTGTATTTTCGGCGAAAACCGGAGCACCAATGGCTGGCCGCAACCCTATACATCGGGTGCGGCTGCCTCTGGATTTTTGGGGTTGATAACCGCCCCGATTCCATGGTTGCGGCGTTTGGCTTCGCATCTTACATGCTGTTGCGGCGGCCCGATGCGTCTTTTCTTCGGTTGCTGCTGGCAGGCGTCCTGGCGGGTATTGCGGGGCTGACTCACCTCAACGGCATTATCTACGTGGCGGCGGGCACGTTCTGGCTGCTGGCGCACCGCGGCTGGCTGCGGGCCGGCTGGTTCGGGTTGGTAGGCACGCTCACCGTCAGTACGTATTTGCTGGACGCCGCGCTGGACAACCAGATCGACCGCCTGGTATACCAGTTCACCCACGACCACGTCACGCAGTCGAACCTGCATTGGTGGTCGAAGCTGGCGGTAATGGCTGATTACCACCGTCTGTTTATGCACAGCGAGGGCGAGACTTTTCTTACCGTCTTATTTCTGGTAGTGGTGGTGGTGCTGTGGCGGCATCGGCCCTCCTTAAAGCTCCTGACCCCGAGCATGCAGTATCTGCTGCTACTACTGGGCTTGTTTTGGCTGCTAACCAAAAGTAACAATGTATACTACTTCCTTCTCTTCGTTCCCTTCCTGATTGCAACGCTGGTGGAGCTGACGCTGGCTGCCGCTCCTCTCCTGACGCAGCCGCAGCGGCTGGTAGTGGTAGTGGCGTTCTGCGCTTACCCACTCGGCGGACTGATACGGGCTTTTTATTTGGTGCGCGAAAATCAAACGTACCCCAATACTCTGGTTGAAAATGCTCGTTTGGCGGCCTACATGCCCCAGCAAGGCGCCAAAATCATTGCGCCTATCGACTTCTTCTTCGGACAGATGAATAACTACCGGGTCCGGGGGCTTACGTACTACGCGCTGCTCAACGCCAACGAGTATGCGGGCCAGCTTCCGCTCGATACGTTCTTTGCGCTAGCAACTCAAGATTCGGTGCGCTACATCGTTACGGACCAGCGCACCTGGAACCAGGCCTACCAGGTACCCGCAGATGCCCCCAGTCAGATTGGGCCTTACCAGCGTGTTTTTCAAGACAAATGGCATAGCGTGTACGTACGCCGCGACTCTCTACCGCAAGTTCCACCCACTCTTTCCAGTAACTACTGA
- the corA gene encoding magnesium/cobalt transporter CorA, producing MDSPSLPPAQPAASPLPYDDQRPASIADRSATRLAREQQVGRRPGTLTVREGSLTPRLFLLSYDEQHCTEQEYTTYDELLADFQSHPELRHWIDVRGYNDLTLIQRFIDDFQLHPLQMEDVLNDHERAKVDVFDDNRLFLVSRMTEFTTLLEVDDDQLSLFTGPNYVITFQDDYNDCLDPVRHRIRSGFSQIKRKPPLYLAYAITDVVLDNYYPTMAAIGDYIEKLENRILEDRPDRRVLNRILRVKKDIVRFRQLVFPEREKIAEILRQPDEVVSEEMKMYFRDCYDHAIQALELAETYRESVSSLVDLFMSNQSNRMNEVMKVLTIISSIFIPLSFVAGVYGMNFSRENPDGTINRLNMPELYSPWGYLSVLALMALMVVGQLYYFYRKGWLTNR from the coding sequence ATGGACTCTCCTTCTCTTCCCCCAGCTCAGCCAGCTGCTTCCCCTCTGCCCTACGACGACCAGCGCCCGGCTTCCATAGCCGACCGCTCAGCCACCAGACTGGCCCGCGAACAGCAAGTGGGCCGGCGCCCCGGCACGCTCACCGTTCGGGAAGGCTCGCTCACGCCGCGGCTGTTTCTGCTTTCCTACGACGAGCAGCACTGCACCGAGCAGGAATACACCACCTACGACGAGCTGCTGGCCGACTTCCAAAGCCACCCGGAACTACGCCATTGGATAGACGTGCGCGGCTACAACGACCTAACGTTGATTCAACGGTTTATCGACGATTTTCAGCTGCACCCACTCCAGATGGAAGACGTGCTCAACGACCACGAACGGGCCAAAGTGGACGTGTTCGACGACAACCGCTTGTTTCTGGTGTCGCGCATGACGGAATTCACCACCCTGCTCGAAGTGGATGACGACCAACTCTCCCTGTTCACGGGCCCCAACTACGTTATCACGTTCCAAGACGATTACAACGACTGCCTTGATCCGGTGCGGCACCGGATTCGGTCGGGCTTCAGCCAAATCAAGCGTAAGCCCCCACTTTACCTCGCCTACGCCATTACCGATGTGGTGCTCGACAACTACTACCCTACCATGGCCGCCATCGGCGACTACATTGAAAAGCTGGAAAACCGCATTCTGGAGGACCGCCCCGACCGGCGGGTGCTCAACCGGATTTTGCGAGTGAAAAAGGACATTGTCCGCTTTCGGCAACTGGTGTTTCCAGAGCGTGAGAAGATTGCCGAAATCCTGCGCCAGCCCGACGAAGTGGTGTCCGAGGAAATGAAGATGTATTTCCGCGACTGTTACGACCACGCCATTCAGGCGCTGGAACTGGCCGAAACCTACCGCGAATCGGTGAGCAGCCTCGTGGATTTGTTTATGTCCAACCAAAGCAACCGCATGAACGAGGTGATGAAAGTGCTGACCATTATCAGCTCCATCTTCATCCCGCTGAGCTTTGTGGCGGGTGTTTACGGCATGAATTTCTCGCGCGAAAATCCCGACGGCACCATCAACCGGCTTAACATGCCCGAACTCTATTCGCCCTGGGGCTACTTGAGCGTGCTGGCGCTGATGGCTCTCATGGTCGTTGGGCAGCTCTACTATTTCTATCGTAAGGGCTGGCTAACCAACCGGTAG